The Candidatus Cloacimonas sp. genome contains the following window.
AGATATTTAAGCCGTCTGTGGAATCATCCTGTTGAGCCCGTAAACTACTTCTGGACTGCAGTTGGTTCTTTAGCAGATAAAGTTCCGATGATTGGATTAAACAAAATAATAGTCCGTTATGTTTTAGAACATTTTGCCGAAATGCAGGATGAAACAGTTAACTTCTTGTTGCGTAGCTACAATCGCCTTAATACTCAAACGGATATATTCAATTTTCTGCATAATACGGCTCATTTAATTGCTAACGGTAGAGAAGCCGATGGACAGCATACAGCAATGCGCTTCCTTTTACAATCAGGAGAAGCCAAAGCTCAACTATTTGAAGAACTGGAACACCAGAAATATGAATGGGAAAGCGAATTGAACCGGATTTTCAAATTTATGGATACTTTGGCAACCGATTTTGTGGGTAACTGGTTTGTTTATTACGATGATGAAGATGTTATTCCCTACCCTTTATTAGGAACTGCAGCTACCTATATTGTCAATAAATTGCACATTCCCACTTTAATTTTGAAAAATCATAATGGCAATACTGTTTGCGAAGGCAGGTGCAGTGAAGATTTTAACATAATGAGTGCTTTCACGCATTGCAAAAAGCATTTAAAGCAATTTGGCGGTCATCGTCAAGCGGCAGGTTTTACAATGAGTTATAATCATTATGACGCTTTTCTGGAATGTTTCAATAACTACCTGCAGAAAAACTACTATCCTGATAATTCAGCTAAAATTAGTTATGATGCCGAAGCATTAGTAACAGACCTGAACTACGATAACTGGAGAAAACTGGAAATTTTGCTGCCTTGGGGACAGCTGAATCCTGAACCTACCATTTTAATTCGGAACACATCCAAAGCCGAGATTAATAGTTGTATCTCCTTGGATAATAACGGAAAAGAACTTCCCTCTAAAGAAAAAGGCGATGCCGTAGTTTTATGGAAGACACCTAATT
Protein-coding sequences here:
- a CDS encoding DHH family phosphoesterase; this translates as MKQDDASSNQCSSNDLISQIIKARGYDAQSLITDLNLLPDETLFANIDKVENRIRTALYANEPLVIFGHDDPDGITSTFILYNFLTSCGYQKHCYYIPNRNLFPHGIQSDFINFVREKGIRLIITVDNGIAAYDGVTQLNAMGCEVIITDHHIVQPDVLPPAYTIMNPQLPECQYPFKQLAGAGVVLMLIRYLSRLWNHPVEPVNYFWTAVGSLADKVPMIGLNKIIVRYVLEHFAEMQDETVNFLLRSYNRLNTQTDIFNFLHNTAHLIANGREADGQHTAMRFLLQSGEAKAQLFEELEHQKYEWESELNRIFKFMDTLATDFVGNWFVYYDDEDVIPYPLLGTAATYIVNKLHIPTLILKNHNGNTVCEGRCSEDFNIMSAFTHCKKHLKQFGGHRQAAGFTMSYNHYDAFLECFNNYLQKNYYPDNSAKISYDAEALVTDLNYDNWRKLEILLPWGQLNPEPTILIRNTSKAEINSCISLDNNGKELPSKEKGDAVVLWKTPNLVKVLSWQPHFKE